In Deltaproteobacteria bacterium, one DNA window encodes the following:
- a CDS encoding Gfo/Idh/MocA family oxidoreductase produces the protein MEQVRIGLIGAGLIGGTHSLMLRQIADRLGGQVELVAVADPVAAQRALFQERYGYRHAFANAAELLQADLNTVFICTPTKFHAELVQAAAERKLQLFCEKPLAMSYAEAAALHAAVQRAGITAQIGLVLRFSAVYRVMQAVLAQPEMGTPVAVMFRDDQCFPIRGGHNTAWRKDRQLSAGGTLIEHGVHDLDLLTVLFGPVARVRAWQHNRAGHPGIEDFMAVELEFDCGLRAQLLNLWHDMVQRNSNRRLEIFCQQGFVASDYDMIGDIVVQVGDGDELRLGPDEVLRRFESLLGVRDHGFRDWYGIPYLLQDLCFIEALLAGRPASPDLGAGVEAQRLAAAVYEAARTGEEIDVRSWR, from the coding sequence ATGGAGCAAGTTCGCATTGGCCTCATTGGTGCCGGGCTCATCGGCGGTACGCACTCGCTCATGCTGCGGCAGATCGCCGACCGGCTGGGCGGGCAGGTGGAGCTGGTGGCTGTGGCCGATCCGGTCGCAGCGCAGCGCGCGCTGTTTCAGGAGCGCTACGGCTATCGGCACGCCTTTGCCAACGCGGCCGAGCTGCTGCAGGCCGACCTTAACACCGTCTTCATCTGCACACCGACCAAGTTCCACGCCGAACTGGTACAGGCGGCAGCCGAGCGCAAGCTGCAGCTGTTTTGCGAGAAGCCGCTGGCGATGTCGTATGCCGAAGCTGCCGCGCTGCATGCAGCCGTGCAGCGCGCCGGAATCACCGCGCAGATCGGCTTGGTGTTGCGATTTTCCGCGGTCTATCGCGTGATGCAGGCAGTGCTGGCGCAGCCCGAGATGGGTACGCCGGTAGCCGTGATGTTCCGCGACGATCAGTGTTTTCCGATCCGCGGCGGCCACAACACTGCCTGGCGCAAGGACCGCCAGCTCAGCGCCGGCGGCACGCTGATCGAGCACGGCGTGCATGATCTTGATCTGCTCACGGTCCTTTTCGGACCGGTCGCCCGCGTACGGGCCTGGCAGCACAACCGCGCCGGCCATCCCGGCATCGAGGACTTCATGGCCGTGGAGTTGGAGTTCGACTGCGGCCTGCGCGCCCAGCTGCTCAACCTCTGGCACGACATGGTTCAGCGCAATTCCAACCGGCGGCTGGAGATCTTCTGCCAGCAGGGGTTCGTCGCCAGCGACTACGACATGATCGGCGACATAGTCGTGCAAGTCGGCGACGGCGATGAGCTACGGCTCGGCCCTGACGAAGTGCTGCGGCGTTTCGAGTCCCTGCTCGGAGTTCGCGACCACGGTTTTCGCGACTGGTACGGTATCCCCTATCTGTTGCAGGACTTATGCTTCATCGAGGCGTTGCTTGCCGGCCGCCCTGCGAGTCCGGATCTCGGCGCCGGCGTCGAGGCCCAGCGGCTGGCGGCGGCGGTTTACGAAGCCGCGCGCACGGGCGAGGAGATCGACGTGCGGTCGTGGCGGTGA
- a CDS encoding tetratricopeptide repeat protein: MTAAEELYNQAVDCVADGDLDGAIAKYRQALALEANYADAWEGLSMALADQENWPDAVAAARRVVELNPDDQLPYTNLSRIYQRAGNIPEAESWAAKGRVIEWKQQLKAGKP, translated from the coding sequence GTGACGGCGGCGGAGGAGTTGTACAACCAAGCGGTGGACTGCGTGGCCGACGGCGACCTCGATGGTGCCATCGCCAAGTACCGCCAGGCGCTGGCGCTCGAGGCGAACTACGCTGACGCTTGGGAAGGCCTGTCGATGGCCTTAGCCGACCAGGAGAATTGGCCGGACGCCGTCGCCGCAGCCCGGCGCGTGGTCGAACTGAACCCCGACGACCAGCTGCCGTACACCAATCTCTCGCGCATCTATCAGCGCGCCGGCAACATCCCCGAGGCCGAAAGCTGGGCCGCCAAGGGGCGCGTGATCGAGTGGAAGCAACAACTCAAGGCGGGTAAACCGTAA
- a CDS encoding HNH nuclease family protein — protein MATHSFRPKKRRSGAAALDVEAVIRDAKAAAAARMQGYRARALELHGWICAKCAREFDAATLHLLTVHHKDGNHDHNPPDGSNWENLCADCHDDEHRRGVLADYLAGKS, from the coding sequence ATGGCTACCCACAGCTTTCGGCCGAAGAAGCGGCGCAGCGGCGCAGCGGCGCTGGATGTCGAGGCGGTGATTCGCGACGCCAAGGCGGCCGCCGCCGCCCGCATGCAGGGCTATCGCGCGCGCGCGCTCGAACTCCACGGCTGGATCTGCGCCAAGTGCGCCCGGGAGTTCGATGCCGCCACGCTTCACTTGCTCACCGTCCATCACAAGGACGGTAACCATGATCACAATCCGCCGGACGGCTCCAACTGGGAAAACCTCTGCGCCGATTGCCACGACGACGAACACCGCCGCGGCGTGCTCGCTGACTATCTCGCCGGCAAGAGCTGA
- a CDS encoding alpha/beta fold hydrolase, producing MAIEPFQIHVPQVVLDDLRERLARTRFPDEVNDAQWSYGTDLAYLKELVEYWYKHYDWRAAERALNTWRHFRAPVGDLGLHFIRQRGVGPKPLPLLLLHGWPGSIAEFAKIIGPLTDPARHGGDPADAFDVVAPSLPGYGFSDRPRQPGMHPGKMADVFAELMGQLGYDRFAAQGGDWGAIIATCLAHQHPARLAGIHLNMVAVMPPDEANPTAGLSEAELVKLMEMQRFLNEGAGYQSIQGTKPQTLGYALNDSPAGLAAWIVEKFRAWTDCDGDVERRLSKDEMLTNITLYWVTQTAVSSARLYYEARTAGLFPPRGIRVEVPTGCAIFPRELFRPPRAWAEHAFNVQRWTEFDTGGHFAALEEPEALVADVRAFLRPLR from the coding sequence ATGGCGATCGAACCGTTTCAAATTCACGTACCACAGGTAGTGCTGGACGATCTCAGGGAGCGATTGGCGCGCACGCGGTTTCCCGATGAGGTCAACGACGCGCAGTGGAGCTACGGCACCGACCTCGCCTACCTCAAAGAGCTGGTGGAGTACTGGTACAAGCATTACGACTGGCGTGCCGCCGAGCGTGCGCTCAACACCTGGCGCCACTTCCGCGCGCCGGTGGGTGATCTCGGCCTGCACTTCATCCGCCAACGCGGTGTCGGCCCCAAGCCGCTGCCGCTGCTGTTGCTCCACGGCTGGCCGGGCTCGATCGCCGAGTTCGCCAAGATCATCGGCCCGTTGACCGATCCGGCGCGTCACGGTGGCGACCCCGCCGATGCTTTCGACGTGGTGGCGCCGTCGCTGCCGGGTTACGGCTTCTCCGATCGTCCGCGCCAACCCGGTATGCATCCGGGAAAAATGGCGGACGTCTTCGCCGAGCTCATGGGGCAACTGGGCTACGACCGCTTTGCCGCCCAGGGCGGCGACTGGGGCGCGATCATCGCCACCTGCCTTGCCCACCAGCATCCGGCGCGCCTAGCGGGCATCCATCTCAACATGGTCGCGGTGATGCCGCCCGACGAAGCTAATCCCACCGCCGGCTTGTCGGAGGCAGAGTTGGTCAAGCTGATGGAGATGCAACGCTTCCTCAATGAAGGAGCGGGGTACCAAAGCATACAGGGAACCAAACCGCAGACTCTGGGGTATGCGCTCAACGATTCCCCTGCCGGCTTGGCGGCCTGGATCGTCGAGAAGTTCCGCGCCTGGACCGACTGCGACGGCGACGTCGAGCGCCGGCTGAGTAAGGACGAGATGTTGACCAACATCACCCTGTACTGGGTAACGCAAACCGCGGTGTCGTCGGCGCGGCTCTACTACGAAGCTCGCACTGCCGGCCTGTTTCCGCCCCGCGGCATACGGGTCGAGGTCCCGACCGGATGCGCGATCTTTCCCCGCGAGCTGTTCCGCCCGCCGCGGGCCTGGGCCGAACATGCTTTCAATGTGCAGCGTTGGACCGAATTCGACACCGGCGGTCACTTCGCTGCGCTCGAAGAGCCCGAGGCCCTGGTAGCCGACGTCCGCGCTTTCCTCCGCCCGCTACGCTGA
- a CDS encoding PIG-L family deacetylase, whose translation MAGAIYRLVEALSPTPAYALVIVPHCDDADYYCGGMLAGWAAQGRRVVLAVLTDGAKGTMDLQQPPAELTAQRRAEQRRAAAHLGLAAVEFLAYSEGEVDNSPPLRRDLVRLIRRHRPEVVVTLDPRADAVPPGGINHPDHRNTGRATLDAIYPAAHMPTFFPELLAEGLQPHHAAEVLLAATDTADEYVDVSTTLDQKIAALREHHSQFGDGDGVAAEARFIAEWTGQRCALELAEGFRRIVNSW comes from the coding sequence GTGGCCGGAGCAATCTACCGACTCGTGGAAGCGCTCTCGCCAACTCCGGCGTATGCACTTGTGATTGTGCCCCACTGTGATGATGCCGATTACTACTGCGGCGGCATGCTCGCCGGCTGGGCTGCCCAGGGCCGTCGAGTGGTGCTGGCGGTGCTGACAGATGGAGCGAAGGGTACGATGGACCTGCAGCAGCCGCCGGCCGAGCTCACCGCGCAACGCCGGGCTGAGCAGAGACGCGCTGCGGCGCATCTCGGGCTGGCGGCGGTGGAGTTCTTGGCGTACTCGGAAGGCGAAGTCGACAACAGCCCGCCGCTGCGGCGCGACCTCGTGCGCCTGATTCGGCGCCACCGCCCGGAGGTGGTCGTTACACTTGATCCGCGCGCGGACGCGGTCCCCCCGGGTGGTATCAACCACCCCGATCATCGCAATACCGGCCGCGCCACACTCGACGCGATCTATCCCGCCGCTCACATGCCTACCTTCTTCCCCGAGCTGCTGGCCGAGGGACTCCAGCCACACCATGCGGCCGAGGTTTTGCTTGCCGCCACTGATACAGCTGACGAATACGTCGACGTCAGTACCACGCTCGACCAGAAGATCGCCGCATTGCGCGAACACCACAGCCAGTTCGGTGACGGCGACGGGGTCGCGGCTGAGGCGCGCTTCATCGCCGAGTGGACCGGCCAGCGCTGCGCCCTAGAGCTGGCGGAGGGCTTTCGGCGGATCGTGAATTCCTGGTGA
- a CDS encoding AAA family ATPase: MPWNSRRQIRVPRRSNDGVEVNTDHPSIEPESRAYVALKELIQAGRPLIYIRSPEEARVHQLLADAARRLFRTEVAIWSWSLTDGLRRPDGAAATTEPLSARGVLDFIATHDAPAIFHLKDFHEFLRDAADIRRRLRDLYECCLDTGKFVVLSSPLRVIPQELDRQLVFMELHTPDLGELLAFLQRQSAKLAGQGVTVDSREELLFQMARALQGLTLAEAHHALRRALAVKGKLDHEALPQLLEEKKLLVNKSGLIEYVADGTQLAHVGGLEYLKKWLLERRKLFLERESLAAEIVPKGLLVMGVSGCGKSLCVKSVASCFELPLYRIDMIEIFSGRHGSPDGAFVEACRSVEAVAPAVVWFDEIEMGITAQTGEATADLGRIFAFFLTWMQEKARGLFIAATANRVDLLPAEMIRKGRFDEVFFVDLPTDNERIEIFRIHLQKRGLDASQFHLDRLKKFTKGWTGAEVEQCVVSALTSARLEDRPLADNDLLNVAATVVPLSKTMREQVDHIRSWAYDRAVRASPRESER; the protein is encoded by the coding sequence ATGCCTTGGAATAGCCGGCGTCAAATTCGCGTACCACGCCGGAGCAACGACGGAGTTGAAGTGAACACAGACCATCCCAGCATCGAGCCCGAAAGCCGTGCCTATGTCGCCCTCAAGGAACTCATCCAGGCGGGACGGCCGCTGATCTACATCCGCTCCCCCGAGGAGGCCCGCGTTCACCAATTGCTGGCAGACGCCGCCCGCCGGCTGTTCCGCACCGAGGTGGCGATCTGGAGTTGGAGCCTGACCGACGGACTGCGCCGACCCGACGGCGCAGCGGCTACCACCGAGCCGCTGAGCGCTCGCGGCGTACTCGACTTCATTGCTACCCACGATGCGCCCGCCATCTTCCATCTCAAGGACTTTCACGAGTTCCTGCGTGACGCCGCCGATATCCGCCGCCGCCTGCGCGACTTGTACGAGTGCTGTCTCGATACCGGCAAGTTCGTGGTCCTCAGCTCGCCGTTGCGCGTGATTCCTCAGGAGCTGGACCGCCAGCTGGTGTTCATGGAGCTACACACGCCCGACCTCGGCGAACTTCTCGCTTTCCTCCAGCGCCAGAGCGCCAAGCTGGCGGGGCAGGGCGTGACGGTCGATAGCCGCGAGGAGCTGCTTTTCCAGATGGCCCGCGCGCTGCAAGGATTGACTCTGGCAGAGGCCCACCACGCGCTGCGGCGCGCGCTCGCGGTCAAGGGCAAGCTCGACCACGAGGCTTTGCCGCAGCTGCTCGAAGAGAAGAAGCTGCTGGTCAACAAGAGCGGTCTGATCGAATACGTGGCCGATGGCACCCAGCTCGCCCACGTCGGCGGCCTCGAGTACTTGAAGAAGTGGCTGCTGGAGCGGCGCAAGTTGTTTCTCGAGCGTGAAAGCCTCGCGGCCGAGATCGTGCCCAAGGGGCTGCTGGTAATGGGCGTGTCGGGTTGTGGTAAGAGCTTGTGCGTCAAGTCGGTGGCCTCGTGCTTCGAGTTGCCGCTCTACCGCATCGACATGATCGAAATCTTCTCCGGGCGCCACGGCAGCCCCGACGGCGCCTTTGTCGAAGCCTGCCGCAGCGTCGAGGCGGTGGCGCCGGCCGTGGTCTGGTTCGACGAAATCGAGATGGGCATCACCGCGCAAACCGGTGAGGCCACTGCCGACCTCGGCCGCATCTTCGCGTTCTTCCTCACTTGGATGCAGGAGAAGGCGCGCGGCTTGTTCATCGCCGCCACCGCCAACCGCGTCGATCTGCTGCCAGCGGAGATGATCCGCAAGGGCCGTTTCGACGAGGTCTTCTTCGTCGACTTGCCCACCGACAACGAGCGCATCGAGATCTTCCGCATCCACTTGCAAAAGCGCGGACTCGACGCCAGCCAATTTCACCTCGATCGGCTCAAGAAGTTCACCAAGGGTTGGACCGGCGCCGAGGTCGAGCAGTGCGTGGTCTCAGCGCTGACCAGCGCGCGCCTGGAAGATCGCCCGCTCGCCGACAACGACTTGCTCAACGTCGCGGCCACCGTGGTGCCGTTGTCGAAGACCATGCGCGAGCAGGTCGACCACATTCGCTCCTGGGCTTACGACCGCGCCGTCCGCGCCTCACCGCGCGAATCGGAGCGCTAG
- a CDS encoding Gfo/Idh/MocA family oxidoreductase yields the protein MLATSPLRIGTLGAARITPMALLRPALAVPEVAVTAVAARDPERARRFAAKHGIARVHTDYAALIADPELDAIYNPLPNSHHYEWTIRALEAGKHVLCEKPLAANAAEAERMAQAAAATGRVLMEAFHYRYHPAIKRLKEITDSGELGRIRHIETHMCVPLLRPGDIRYRYDLAGGATMDLGCYTISLLRYLAAAEPEVTRAQARLSSPNLDRYMRADFRFADGRTGHMTCSLFSTVLLRLSAVVRGDRGEVSLLNPWLPHLYHRLTWRTERGTTVERLRGEATYTYQLRAFAAAVCERAAVPTDATEAIANLRVIDAVYRAAGLPPRVSS from the coding sequence ATGCTTGCGACTTCTCCGTTGCGCATAGGCACCTTGGGCGCGGCCCGCATCACGCCGATGGCGCTGCTGCGCCCGGCGCTAGCGGTACCCGAGGTCGCCGTCACCGCGGTGGCGGCGCGTGATCCTGAACGCGCGCGGCGCTTCGCCGCCAAACACGGCATCGCCCGCGTCCACACCGACTATGCCGCGTTGATCGCCGATCCCGAGCTCGACGCGATTTACAACCCTTTACCGAACAGCCATCACTACGAGTGGACGATCCGCGCGCTTGAAGCCGGCAAACACGTGCTGTGCGAAAAGCCGCTGGCCGCAAACGCGGCTGAAGCCGAGCGCATGGCGCAAGCGGCCGCTGCCACCGGCCGCGTCCTGATGGAGGCCTTTCACTACCGCTACCACCCCGCCATCAAGCGCCTGAAGGAGATCACCGACAGCGGCGAGCTGGGCCGGATTCGCCACATCGAAACCCACATGTGCGTGCCGCTGCTGCGGCCGGGAGATATCCGCTACCGCTACGACCTTGCCGGCGGCGCCACCATGGATCTCGGTTGCTACACCATCAGCCTGCTGCGTTATCTCGCCGCGGCGGAACCGGAAGTGACACGAGCGCAGGCGCGGTTGAGCTCGCCGAACTTGGACCGTTACATGCGCGCCGACTTCCGCTTTGCCGACGGCCGCACCGGGCACATGACGTGTTCGCTGTTTTCAACTGTGCTGCTGCGGCTCAGCGCGGTTGTGCGCGGGGACCGTGGCGAAGTGAGCCTGCTCAACCCCTGGCTGCCACATCTCTATCACCGCCTGACGTGGCGCACGGAGCGCGGCACCACGGTCGAGCGGCTGCGCGGTGAGGCCACTTACACTTATCAGCTCCGGGCCTTTGCCGCCGCGGTGTGCGAGCGCGCTGCCGTACCGACCGACGCAACCGAGGCGATCGCCAACCTGCGCGTGATCGACGCGGTCTACAGAGCCGCCGGCCTGCCGCCACGCGTTTCTTCCTGA
- a CDS encoding TlyA family RNA methyltransferase, which yields MRQAGRERLDKILVDRGLVTSRERARRIVMAGEVFVEQQRIDKPGALVALGAAIEVRGGDIPFVSRGGLKLDAALRAWPIAVRGCEALDVGASTGGWTDCLLQHGARHVSAVDVGYGQFAWSLRNDPRVTLFERANIRTCTPPFDEVPVLAVIDVSFISLRLVLPRVVELVAPVATIIALVKPQFEVGKGQVGKGGVVRDPVLHRAAVAGVRACAEALGLRCNGELESPVRGPAGNREFLLWLEKGSL from the coding sequence GTGCGCCAAGCGGGCCGCGAGCGCCTCGATAAAATCCTCGTCGATCGCGGCTTGGTCACCAGCCGTGAACGAGCGCGGCGCATAGTCATGGCCGGTGAAGTGTTCGTCGAGCAGCAGCGCATCGACAAGCCCGGCGCGCTGGTTGCGCTCGGCGCCGCCATCGAGGTTCGAGGCGGTGATATCCCGTTCGTCAGTCGTGGCGGACTCAAGCTCGACGCCGCTCTGCGGGCCTGGCCGATCGCGGTGCGAGGCTGCGAGGCACTGGATGTGGGGGCATCGACCGGCGGTTGGACCGACTGCTTGCTTCAGCACGGCGCCCGCCACGTCAGTGCTGTCGACGTCGGCTACGGGCAATTTGCCTGGAGCCTGCGCAACGACCCGCGCGTTACCCTGTTCGAGCGTGCCAACATCCGTACCTGCACGCCGCCCTTCGATGAAGTGCCGGTACTCGCGGTGATTGACGTGTCGTTCATTTCTCTACGCCTGGTACTGCCGCGGGTGGTGGAGTTGGTGGCACCGGTGGCAACGATCATCGCTTTGGTCAAGCCGCAATTCGAAGTCGGCAAAGGGCAAGTGGGTAAGGGCGGCGTGGTGCGTGATCCGGTCCTTCATCGTGCCGCCGTGGCCGGCGTGCGGGCGTGCGCCGAGGCGCTGGGCTTGCGGTGCAACGGCGAGTTGGAGTCACCGGTGCGCGGGCCCGCCGGCAACCGCGAGTTCCTGCTGTGGTTGGAAAAGGGCAGCCTGTGA
- a CDS encoding polyprenyl synthetase family protein has product MNLKTYLARQRRLIEHRLDGCLPPGGKHATALVRAMRHSLFAGGKRIRPILALAAADAVGGDTSLVLPFACALEMVHTYSLVHDDLPAMDDDDLRRGKPTCHVVFGEAAAILAGDGLLTEAFRTMAEAALRPGMNRRHSLQAIHEIAEAAGVHGMVGGQAADIEAERAEPTLALVEFIHVRKTGALLRAAIRTGAVLGAASAPALRQLTRYGEYLGLAFQVADDILDASAPARVTGKRTGRDRVRQKVTFPAVMGVPAARECARGLLAQAVSAIAGFDRQAEPLRAIAGYVVGRAVGP; this is encoded by the coding sequence GTGAACCTGAAGACTTATCTCGCACGACAGCGCCGCCTAATCGAGCACCGCTTGGACGGCTGTCTGCCGCCCGGCGGCAAGCACGCTACCGCGCTGGTGCGAGCCATGCGGCACAGCCTGTTCGCGGGCGGCAAGCGTATCCGCCCGATTCTGGCGCTGGCGGCTGCCGACGCCGTCGGCGGCGACACCAGCCTGGTGCTGCCGTTCGCCTGCGCCCTAGAGATGGTGCACACCTACTCGCTGGTGCACGATGATCTGCCGGCCATGGACGACGACGACCTGCGCCGCGGCAAGCCTACTTGCCATGTCGTGTTTGGCGAGGCCGCCGCGATCTTGGCTGGCGACGGGCTGCTGACCGAGGCGTTTCGGACCATGGCGGAGGCCGCCCTGCGGCCGGGCATGAACCGCAGGCACAGCTTGCAGGCAATACACGAGATTGCCGAGGCCGCCGGCGTGCACGGTATGGTGGGCGGCCAGGCCGCCGACATCGAAGCCGAACGCGCGGAGCCGACCTTGGCGCTGGTCGAGTTCATTCACGTACGCAAGACCGGGGCGTTGTTGCGCGCTGCCATACGCACGGGGGCGGTGCTCGGCGCCGCCAGCGCTCCGGCGTTGCGCCAGCTCACGCGCTATGGCGAGTACCTCGGCCTCGCCTTCCAGGTGGCTGACGACATCCTCGACGCAAGCGCGCCGGCGCGCGTGACCGGCAAGCGTACCGGCCGCGATCGGGTACGGCAGAAGGTCACGTTTCCAGCGGTGATGGGTGTGCCCGCGGCGCGCGAGTGTGCCCGCGGGCTGCTCGCCCAGGCCGTGAGCGCGATCGCCGGTTTCGATCGCCAGGCCGAGCCGCTGCGGGCGATTGCCGGTTACGTCGTCGGCCGTGCCGTGGGGCCGTGA
- a CDS encoding exodeoxyribonuclease VII small subunit: MPAKRSKKMTDTGSEKGFEETMRELEALVARLESGELALESALAAFEQGIALIRLLNDKLSRAEQRVEILTRDGEGALRLQSVERLKDEES; this comes from the coding sequence ATGCCCGCGAAGCGGTCTAAGAAGATGACTGACACTGGTAGTGAGAAGGGTTTCGAGGAGACCATGCGTGAGCTCGAAGCGCTGGTCGCGCGTCTGGAATCGGGCGAGCTAGCGCTGGAGAGCGCACTGGCCGCGTTTGAGCAGGGCATCGCCTTGATACGCTTGCTCAATGACAAGCTCAGCCGGGCGGAGCAACGGGTGGAAATCCTGACCCGCGACGGCGAGGGCGCGCTGCGGCTGCAGAGCGTCGAGCGGCTCAAGGACGAGGAATCGTGA
- the xseA gene encoding exodeoxyribonuclease VII large subunit, which produces MSFAATLSPLLSVSQLTQRIRETLAAELDDCWVVGEISNFRVPPSGHFYFSLKDRRSQIAAVMFRSANQALPFRPQDGIEVIVRGRVGLYEVRGDLQLYVEHMEPRGQGAQQLALEQLKQRLAAEGLFAPERKRALPAFPRAVGIATALTGAAVHDLLRVLRDRMPAQRVILRSVRVQGAAAGADIAAAIADLNQLPAVEVIIVGRGGGSLEDLWAFNEERVARAIAASRVPVVSAVGHEIDVTVADLVADQRAPTPSAAAAMVVADHRQLSAGVRDESAALVAAVQRRLQRERERLSALRRHIREPRQLLASWRLRLDELGERSQRGALATLRLARERMRGAAERLNALSPLAVLERGYSITRRLEDGAVVRDAAAVPAQTEIRLTFARGWARARVSESGR; this is translated from the coding sequence ATGTCGTTCGCCGCTACGCTCTCGCCACTGCTGAGCGTCAGTCAGCTAACCCAGCGCATCCGTGAGACGCTCGCAGCCGAGCTCGACGACTGCTGGGTGGTGGGCGAAATCTCGAACTTCCGGGTGCCGCCGTCCGGGCACTTCTATTTCAGCTTGAAAGACCGGCGCAGTCAGATTGCGGCGGTGATGTTCCGCTCGGCGAACCAAGCGCTGCCATTTCGCCCGCAAGACGGCATCGAGGTGATCGTGCGCGGTCGCGTCGGTTTGTACGAGGTGCGCGGTGACCTGCAGCTGTATGTCGAACACATGGAGCCCCGCGGCCAAGGTGCGCAGCAGCTGGCGCTGGAACAACTCAAGCAGCGGCTTGCCGCGGAAGGGTTGTTTGCCCCGGAACGTAAGCGGGCGTTGCCGGCGTTCCCGCGTGCGGTCGGCATTGCGACCGCGCTCACCGGTGCAGCGGTGCATGATCTGCTGCGGGTGCTGCGCGACCGGATGCCGGCGCAGCGGGTGATCCTGCGGTCGGTGCGAGTGCAAGGAGCGGCTGCCGGTGCCGACATCGCTGCGGCAATTGCTGACCTCAACCAGCTGCCGGCGGTGGAGGTCATCATCGTTGGCCGCGGCGGCGGCTCGCTCGAGGATTTGTGGGCGTTCAACGAGGAACGGGTCGCCCGCGCGATTGCCGCCTCACGCGTGCCGGTGGTGTCGGCCGTCGGCCACGAGATCGACGTCACGGTTGCCGACCTGGTCGCCGATCAGCGGGCACCAACGCCGAGCGCGGCGGCGGCCATGGTTGTCGCCGATCACCGGCAGTTATCTGCAGGTGTGCGCGATGAGAGCGCCGCGCTGGTAGCGGCGGTGCAGCGCCGCCTCCAGCGCGAACGCGAGCGCCTGAGCGCCTTGCGGCGCCACATCCGTGAGCCGCGGCAATTGCTCGCGAGCTGGCGCTTGCGCCTCGACGAACTCGGCGAGCGCAGTCAACGGGGTGCGCTGGCCACTCTGCGTCTGGCGCGCGAGCGTATGCGGGGAGCGGCTGAACGGCTAAACGCGCTCAGCCCGTTGGCGGTGCTCGAGCGCGGCTACAGCATCACCCGCCGGCTTGAAGATGGTGCGGTGGTGCGCGACGCTGCCGCCGTTCCGGCGCAGACGGAAATACGGTTGACCTTCGCCCGCGGCTGGGCGCGGGCGCGGGTGTCGGAAAGCGGCCGGTAG
- a CDS encoding divergent polysaccharide deacetylase family protein, with product MARDRAQGAGLGWLASFSLSVVLGVLLFVIAQEMRAGRELSVVSSAPNCADRLGELNDQITLVTALLQASELPLPPPVEERQGAERLRYVHRRYELSVAPELTLDEIRTRLLKISEQDPCVTIDAVTENDSARITIGIDDVLTHTLLVRWAAQVPRRARVAIVIEDLGNDLMVARELASLDLPVVFAIMPFRPFSKEVAELAHLFEREVMLQLPLAADGAEEFGATHLLPADSSETDTQRRLSDAIEAVPYVIGVSNRTASRFALDRERMAWVMRWLKARQLLFVDGLSAKESVATEVAAAEGLAAAGRAIALDNVPAESAIRLQLDTLVQQARERGAAIAIAHPEPVTVATLRAVFASWRELGVEVAPVASLLATAGSPGNAAERK from the coding sequence ATGGCGCGTGACCGCGCGCAAGGCGCCGGCCTGGGTTGGCTTGCCAGCTTCTCTCTCTCCGTCGTCCTTGGCGTCCTCCTGTTCGTTATCGCACAGGAAATGCGCGCCGGACGTGAACTCTCAGTGGTTAGCAGCGCGCCGAACTGCGCCGATCGCTTGGGCGAACTGAACGATCAGATCACGTTGGTTACTGCCTTGCTGCAAGCCAGCGAGCTGCCACTGCCGCCGCCGGTGGAGGAGCGCCAAGGGGCCGAGCGCTTGCGCTACGTGCACCGGCGCTACGAGTTAAGCGTGGCGCCGGAGTTGACGCTCGATGAGATTCGCACACGCCTGCTCAAAATCAGCGAACAGGATCCCTGCGTCACCATCGACGCGGTCACGGAGAACGATAGCGCTCGCATCACAATTGGTATCGACGACGTGCTAACCCACACGTTGCTGGTGCGGTGGGCGGCCCAGGTGCCACGACGGGCCCGGGTGGCCATCGTCATCGAGGATCTCGGCAATGACCTCATGGTTGCCCGCGAACTCGCCAGTCTCGATTTGCCGGTGGTGTTTGCGATCATGCCCTTCCGCCCGTTCTCCAAAGAAGTGGCCGAGCTGGCGCATCTCTTTGAGCGTGAAGTGATGCTGCAGCTGCCGTTGGCGGCGGATGGCGCCGAGGAGTTCGGCGCGACCCATCTCTTGCCCGCCGATAGCAGCGAGACCGATACGCAGCGCCGGCTCAGCGACGCGATCGAGGCGGTACCCTATGTCATCGGCGTCAGCAACCGCACCGCCTCCCGCTTCGCGCTCGACCGCGAACGGATGGCGTGGGTGATGCGCTGGCTCAAGGCGCGCCAGTTGTTGTTCGTCGACGGCCTAAGCGCGAAAGAGAGCGTCGCCACGGAGGTTGCCGCGGCCGAGGGTCTGGCGGCGGCCGGCCGTGCCATCGCTCTCGACAACGTGCCGGCGGAGAGCGCGATCAGGCTGCAACTCGACACCCTGGTGCAGCAAGCCCGTGAGCGTGGTGCGGCTATCGCCATCGCCCACCCGGAGCCCGTGACCGTGGCGACCTTGCGCGCGGTCTTCGCAAGCTGGCGCGAGCTCGGGGTCGAGGTCGCCCCGGTGGCGAGTCTGCTCGCGACCGCGGGGTCGCCGGGCAACGCGGCTGAGCGCAAATAG